From Qipengyuania psychrotolerans:
GGCGCACTTCACGCTCGAGGAGATGACCGCGATTGTCGATACGGCCAAATCGCTCGGTCTGAATACGGCTGCGCACGCCCACGGCGCGCGCGGCATCGAACTGGCATCACGAGCCGGCGTCCAGACCATCGAACACGGCACCTATATTGACGAGCAGGCGGCCAAGGTGATGCGCGCAAACGGCACCATCCTTGTCCCGACATTGATGGCTTTCCAGGGCATCAAGGAGAACCTTGGAACAGGGTTCTACACACCTGTGGTCGAGGACAAGATCCGCTCCGTCAGTGCTTACGCCGAAAGCATTGTCGAACGGGCGCGCAAATGGGGTGTCAAAGTCGCCTTCGGCACGGATGCCGGCGTATTTCCCCATGGCATGAACGCGGGCGAGCTTGCCCTGATGCGCAGCGGCGGGATGTCGAACCGCGAAGTGCTGGCCAGCGCCACTACCGATGCAGCTACCGTTCTCGGGATGCAGGATGAAATCGGCCGGATTGCGCCGGGATTTTCGGCTGATCTGGTCGCGGTGGAAGGCAATCCGCTGGAGGATGTCACCGTGCTCGAAAATGCCGACTGGGTAATGGTGCGCGGCCGCGTCGTGGAATGATTTAACGGGCGATTGATCGAAGCGGGAATGGCGCCGGTCATTATGGGTGCTTGCCGAGGGGGCTGGGCAGGCATAGGTGCCTCGGCACGTATTACAGGGATCACGAGCATGACATTCTTCCGCCTTGCGCTGGCCGGCGCATCCGCACTTTCTCTTGCAGCTTGTGCGAATTACGCGCCTGTCGCCGACACCCCGCCTGTCGCCGTCAGCGATGAGGTGAGTGCTCATGACGCGCTGTTCGCGGTTTTTGACGATGGGAATGAGCGCAGCCTCAAGCTCAACCCGCTGTCGGCGCTGTTTCGCGGCGACATGCGGTATGCCGACCGGCTCGGCGATTATCTGACTGACCGGTACAATGATGCCAGCCGGGCCGATGCCCAGCTGAACCTGGCAAAGCTGGCGGAAATTGATCGCAGCGCGCTGTCATCGACCGACCAGATTGCTTACGATGTGTTCGAATACAACCAGCAGGAAGCATTGAAGGATCTCACACCGGAAATTCTCGCTGTCACTAATGTGCGTCCGGTCAATCACTTCGCAGGTTTTCACACGTTTTATCCCAGCTTCGCCAGCGGGCAGAGCGCTGCGCCGTTCGCCACGGTCGAGGATTACGAGAACAACCTGAAGCGCCACGAAGACTATGTCGCGATCACCGACCGTTCGATCGCGCGCTTTCGCGAAGGTATGGACAGCGGTGTGCTCGAAACACAGCTGACGATCGGCAATGTCATCAGCCAGCTCGATACGCAGTTGGCCATGGACATCGAGGAATCGCCGTTCTGGATGCCGGTGACCAATTTTCCGGATGATTTCTCTGCATCCGACAAGACGCGCCTTGAGGCCGAGTATCGCGCGAGCATTGGCGAAGTTTACGCGGCGCATGCGCGCTTGCGTGATTTCCTGCGCGATGAATATTACGCCGCCGCCCGCGAAAGCGTGGGCCTGGCCCAGATGAAAGGCGGCGATGCGCTCTACCGGCGCCTGATCGAAGGTACGACGACCCTTCCGCTGACGCCTGAATACCTCCACGATCTCGGCCTGTCCGAAGTCGCCCGGATCAAGTCCGAACTCGAAACGGTGAAGGCGGAAGTCGGCTTTGAGGGATCACTCAACGAGTTTTTCGATTTCGTGCGGACTGATCCCCGCTTCACCCCCGAAAGCCGCGAAGCGCTGACGCAAACATATTACGATATTGGGAAGCAGGTCGACGAGAAGATCGATGACTATTTCTCGCTGACTCCCAAGACGCCGCTGGAGATCAAGCCATACGAGGAATACCGCGAAAAATTCGAAGCGGGCGGTTCTTACCAGAGCGGCGCGGCCGATGGCTCGCGGCCCGGGACATTCTATTTCAACGCCTATGACCTGCCCAGCAGGCTGACGACGGGCAATGTCACCCTGTACCTCCACGAAGGCGCGCCGGGACATCATTTCCAGATCAGCCTCGCGCAGGAAAACGAATCCCTGCCGGACTTCATGCGCTATGGCGGGACCACTGCCTATGTCGAAGGCTGGGCGCTTTATTCCGAGACGCTGGGCTATGAAATGGGCTTCTTCGAGGACCCGTGGAATCGCTATGGCACGCTTCAGGACGAACAGCTTCGCGCCATGCGGCTGGTGGTTGATACCGGTCTGCATTCCAAGGGCTGGTCCCGCGATCAGGCGATCGATTTCATGCTCGATAACAGCGGCATGACACGCACTGAAGTCGTGGCAGAGGTTGAACGGTATATCGCGATCCCGTCACAGGCGCTTGCCTACAAGGTCGGTGCGCTGAAAATCCAGGAATTGCGCAAACGTGCCGAAGACACTCTGGGTGAAGACTTCGATATCCGCACCTTCCACGCCCAGGTGCTGAACAGCGGCGGCCTTCCCCTGCCAGTGCTCGAATCCAAGATCGATCGTTGGATCGAGATGGGCGGGAAATAGCCGGAATTTGATGCCTTATGCTGCTGGCTTGCCCGGACGAGGTGTGCCGTATCGGGACGAGCGCAGTATGGCGATGCGTTTTGTCGGGAACCCGACGCCCGACTAGGGGGTATTACCGGGCAGGACGGTGGGAAAGTATTTCATGGAGGTAACCCATGCCGAGCTTGTCCTTCCATAGCAGCCGCCCCGATCGGTGGGTGAAGCCGAAAGCTTATAGCGATGCGTCCCTTCGCTATCAGCAACACGGCAAGATCCTCCCGATGGAGCAGCCGGGCTTTTTTGCCCGCCTGTTCGGGGCTCGCTGAACGGTTCAGTCTACAGGACACCCTGAAAAGGGAAGGGGCCGGAAGTCGCAAGACTTCCGGCCCCTTCTTTGTGCGGTGGTGGATGCGGAGAAGCTTAGTACTCCTCCGGCTCTTCAGGCGTTTCCGCCGTGTGCGTGGGCCCGGCATCCTTCTCGCCCTTGGCCAGCTTGAACACCACGCCGGACAACAGCGCCAACGCCAGCAGGTTAGGCAAAGCCATCGCTGCGTTCGAGATGTCGCCCAAACGCCATACCAGTTCAGACGGTTGGGCGGCGCCAAGGAAGATTACGAAACACCACAACACGCGCCATGCCATGTGAAGCTTCTTCTCGCCCGAGCGGGTTGAACCTTTCATCCGGTCGTAGAGGAAGGTGATCGCGCGTTCGCCGTAATAGGACCACGTCAGCAGCGTCGTGAACACGAACAGGATCAGCGCGACAGAGGCCACCAGCGTTCCGATCGGGATGCCTGCCAGCGTGAATGGGAAGGCCGCAGCAAATGCGCCGCTGGTCATCTCGAAACCAACCTTGTCCGATTGCCATGCGTGCAGGACCGATTCCCCGCCTCCGGTGAAGTCACCGCGGACCGTCAGGATGACCAGCGCGGTCATGGTACAGATGACGATGGTGTCGATGAACGTACCGAGCATGGCCATACGGCCCTGCGATTCCGGATCGTTCGTCTGTGCCACTGCGTGCGCAATTGCTGTCGAACCCTGGCCTGCCTCGTTTGAGAACAGCCCGCGTGCCACACCGGCGCGCAGGGCGATGATAATCGCTGCACCGACGAAGCCGCCACTGGCTGCCTGAGGATTGAAGGCTCCGTGGAAGATCAGCGCGAAGGTTTCGCCCAGATCGCCGAAGTTCAGGATCAGCGCGATCATCGCCATGAAAATATACATGGCTGCCATGAACGGTACGACCTTTTCGGCAACATTACCGATCGACTTGATCCCGCCAATGATGACGATGAAGACGAGTACCGCAACGATCAGCCCGCCAAGCCATTCTTCAATCCCGAACAGCTCGTTCAGACCGTCAGCGACCGCATTTGCCTGAATCGAATTGCCCGTAACGAGCGCGGAAAACAGCGTGCCGAGGCAGAATACCACGGCCAGCCAAGTCCACTTCTTGCCCAGACCCATCATGATGTAGGTCATCGGGCCGCCGCGCAGGACGCCGTCGCTGGTGCGCTCGCGGTAGCGGATGGCCAGCGAACCCTCGGCAAAGGCCAGCGCCATGCCGAACAGTGCAGTGATCCACATCCAGAATATTGCGCCCGGACCGCCCAGTGCGATCGCGGTGGCGACACCGGCGAGGTTACCCGTACCGACCTGTCCCGATAAAGCGGTCGAAAGCGCTGCGAATGGTGAAATTTCGCCTTCGCCTTGGCTCTTGCGGCCAGCGAACAAGCCCTTGAAGGCACTGCCCAGCTTTAGGATCGGATAGAATTTGAGGCCGATCATGATCCACAGGCCTATGCCCAGAAGTATGATCGTCATTGGCGGGAAGGGAATGACTTCGGCCCCATTCCATGTGCCAACCCAGATAAAATCGGATATGTTGGTAACCGGCTCAACCAGCCGATCGCCAAGACTTGGTGCCTGGCTTGTTGCCATGTCGCGAAAACCCCTCTTGCGTCCCTAGATATCAGGCGGGGCACGCTAGAGATGCGCGGGGCGCTTGGAAAGCGGCAAATGTGCCTGTCTCCCCCGCTTGCGTTTTGCGGACGCGCGGCCTACATGAGTTTCGTCTTCCGACATCGATGATGGATACAGCCCCTCCCGGACTTGAACCGGGGCGGCGAAACCCCCATCCCGGAAGGCAAGAGCAGTTCAAGCGCGAAAGTGATAAGGCCATGGCCGACAAAGGTGACAAGACATCCCCCGCCGAGTTCATCCGGCAGGTGCAGACGGAAGGCCGCAAGGTCGTGTGGCCGACGCGTGAAGAGACGATCCGCATCTCGATCTTCGTCTTCATCATGATGATTATCCTTTCGCTCTTCTTCCTCGGCGTGGATTCGGTTTTCGGCGCAGTCGTGCGCTGGCTGATGACTCTCGCTTGATCGGCGCCTGAGCCCGACCAGACCCTTCGACAGGAAAAAGATTTAACATGGCACGCTGGTATATCATCCACGCTTACTCCGGTTTCGAGAACAAGGTTCGCGATTCGATCATTCACGAGGCTGAGCGTCTCGGTCTGTCCGAAGGTGTCGAAGAGGTCGAAGTTCCGACTGAGACGATCACCGAGGTCAAGCGCGGCAAGAAGGTTCAGGTCGAACGCAAGTTCATGCCGGGCTACGTGCTCGCCAAGCTGAACATGACGGATGATGTCTATCACCTCGTGAAGAACACTCCGAAGGTTACCGGCTTCCTCGGCAACAACAACAAGCCCCAGGCGATCTCCGAAAAAGAAGCTGCACGTTATTTCGGCGGCGTGGAAGAGGCCAAGTCGGCTCCGAAGAAGCAGGTCAGTGTCGATTACGAAATCGGCGACCAGGTCAAGGTGCTCGACGGGCCCTTCGCCAGCTTCAACGGCCTTGTCGAAGAACTTGATTTCGACAAGCAGAAGGTCAAGGTTTCGGTCTCCATCTTCGGCCGCGCAACGCCGGTCGAGTTGGAATTCGAACAGGTCGAACTGGTCAAGTAAGACGCGCCGCAAGGCCGCATGAAAAAGGGGCGCTCCTCGATTGCCGAGGAGCGCCCCTTTTTCATTTAGGCAATGCTTGCCCCCGCGCCTCTCAGGCGATGCCGAACGTTTCGTCGACAATGCGCGCGGCAAGTGAGTTTTCATCCGTTTCGGCCAGGATCGCGTCCAGGGGTGCGTGAAGATGGTAGAAAAACCGATCGGTTTCGAATTTTCGTTCTGCCCTGCCGCGCAGGACCGCAGGCACGATCCGCGTGAGCAGCTTGGTGCCGAAACCTTCTTTCTGGCTGACGGCAAAGTCCCTAGGGGCTTCGCCAACCAATTCCTCGTTCCAGACGAGATCGAAGTAATCGGCGCCATCGTCGGCCGTGGCGATGTGCCACGTCACCTGGATGCGCGATTCCTCATTGTCCAGCATGCCGTATTTCTGTGCGTTCGTCGCCAGTTCGTGAACAGCCAGGGACAGCTGTTGCGCAGCTTCCGAACTGATCGCAATTGTCGGCCCGCCAATCGACACCCGATCCGCCACGACATTCGTCAATGGTTCCAGCTGCCGGCGAATGATGGTTTCAATCGCCTGTGAGGCGCTGTCGTCGCCGCGCAGGACAGACGATGTAGCGTCGCTGAGTGCGCCAAGGCGGCCCACGAACGTTTCCACGAAATGTTCAGGATCATTGGTCGCGCGGGCGTTCTGCCGCGCCAAGGCGGTGACCACGGTCAGCAGGTTGCTGCTGCGATGAACGGCCTCCCGGGTCAGCACCGCAAGCTTCGAATTCGCTTCACTTAATTCGGCAGTGCGCTGCGCGACCTGCTGTTCCAGATTGTCGCCGGCAGCGCGCAATTCGGCCAATGTTTCTTTGTGCGCGGCTGCTTCCAGCTTCAGCTTGTCGTTCGATTCCTTGAGTTCGCCCGGCGATGGGAGCGATGCTAGGGTGGGGATCAGGCCGAATAGAACGATCGCGGTAACGGCCGAAACTATCCCGGTCGCCAATTTCACCAACCCGACATAGGGATAGATCGGAATCCACAGCGTCACGATCGACAACAGGTGTGTCAGGCCGCACAGCAGGATGAAAGATGCGAACAGCATTACCAGCCCCGAATGCGGTACGTCCTTGCGCTTGCGCAGGACCGTCAGAAGCGCAATCGGAATTGCCGAATAGGAGAGGAAGATAAGCAGGTCGGAGCCGGCCCACAGGATCACCAGCCACGGTTGCCACAGCAGGCACATGCCATGCGGCATATACTGCCAGATATCGCCGAAATTACCCATAGACCCTCCATGTGCGTGAGCTCACGCGCAGCAGCTCGTTCAAACTTTAAAAGTGCTGAACTGGTCCGACGGCCCACCCCATCGATTTGTTGCAGGCGTGCGCCTTTACAGGCGTCCTCTCAAGACCGCCAGCGGTTTACAAATCTAGAAGTCATTTCATCCGGCGCCGGGCAGCGCGCCAACCTTATCTGCGTAGGCGACGCTCATCATCAGCACATCGACTGCGGCATGAGCGATGATACAGGCCCACAGATTGCCGCCGCAGCGCACTCTCAACCAGCCAAGGCCCAGACCGACGACGCCGGTGATGAGCATCCCGCCCAAACCCTGATAGGCATGGGGCAGGCCAAACAGCACGGCCTGGACGACGATCACCAGCCAGGTCTTGTCGCCAATGCCGCGAAGCCGCTGGAGACGGTCGAACAGAAAGCCGCGCCACAGCAACTCTTCTCCGAACCCGGCTGCAAAAATCGCGACAACCACGATCCAGAGCAAGAGGCTGAGCGGGCTTTCCGTCACGAAGTCCATCACCGCGACAACATCGGGTGCTGAAATCCCGAGTTGCCCGGCGATCCATGCGCCGATCTGGAACCAGGCGATGATCAGGCCAGCGGCAAGTGCAGCCAGCAAGAGTGTTCGCGCCCAGCTGTCCGGCGCCCGCAGGTTCCACGCTTCGGCCACATGTCCATCTCTTCGGAGCCAGAACCATGCGAGCAGTAAGGCGGCGGCCATGCTGCCCGCGACCGAGCCTAAAAGGCCTGCAGATGTCATCCCGAACATGACAACAACCGCGATCGAGACCGCGAAATAGACCAGCATCACCAGGACGAACTGGATGATGAAGCGGACCCATCCAAGCGAGCCGAGCTTTTCAGTAGTCATTCCGCGAACCCTCCAATGCAGGTGACCGGCATTGCCCGCGAATGAGAGGCCATCAAGTCAAAGCAGGATCCAATCCCCAGTTCTTGCAGGGGATTCGGTGGATAGTGGCCGCAGAAATCGGAAGGGTTCAGGCCGTTCTCTTCGCAGTGCCTGTTTCGCGCATCGCGGCAAGTTCTTCGTCGACAGCGCGGTCCCGGCTCATTTCCTCGATCTCGCGATCGACCGAGGCATTGCGGCTACGGAAATCCTGGTCATCAGCCGCGAAATCGGTGCGCTTTTCAAGCTCTTCGATGTGTTGCATTCGCTTGGAAACACGATCGGAATCGCCGCTGCGGGCAGCAATGCCCGATGCATTTCCGTCGGCGGCGCGCAGGTCTGCCATACGGGCGCGAACACTGTCGCGCTTGGCTTCGAGCTGGATTTCCGCCTCGTGCATTGCGGTAAGCTCTTCATCGAGAGTGGCGATGTCTTGCTTGATCTCTTCGATCCCGGCGCGGCAATCCTCGCGCGCAAGCAAAGCTTGGCGAGCGAGGTCTTCGCGCTGGTGGTCCATCGCGATCTTGGCTTTTTCATTCCATTCGGCAATGCGCGATTGGGCGCGCACTTGCTCTGCATCAAGGCGATCTTTCTGGCGGCGGGCCTTGCTGATGTCACCGGTAAGGCTGATCAGTGCTTCTTCGATTTCCCGCTGGAGCTGCGCGAGCATCTTGACCGGATTTGTTGCCCCGTCGAGCGCGCTGGTCAAATTGCTGGAAATCAGCTCTTTGACCTGGATGGCGATACGAACCACGATAGTCCCCCTCAGAATTCGTCCGTGCTCAAAGTAATGTTCAAGTCTTAACACAATGCGACCAATGTAAAAGTCAAGAATTGACTGTGCTTGATGCCCTCGAATTTTGAAAGCACCTGTCAGGCAGTGCAATCAGCGGTCTTCACGCAGGGCGCATCACGCTTGCAATCGAGCGCAGAATCGCTATGTGCGCGCCTTCCCAAGCCAAAGGCTAGGATACCAACGCGGGAGGACTGCAACCCATTCACTTGGGCAGACCGCTCGACCGCTTAACATGAGGCGTTCCCTGACAGGATGCGCCGACAGTGTGAAAGGAGGCCATAATGGCCAAGAAGATTGAAGGCTATATCAAGCTGCAAGTGCCCGCGGGCACTGCAAACCCGTCACCGCCGATCGGCCCTGCGCTGGGTCAGCGCGGCGTGAACATCATGGAATTCTGCAAGGCATTTAATGCTGCCACGCAGGACCTTGAGAAGAACGCTCCAATCCCGACGATCATCACCGTTTATGCGGACCGTTCGTTCAGCTTCACCACCAAGACGCCGCCGGCTTCGTTCTACCTGAAGAAGGCAGCCAAGCTTAAGTCGGGTTCGGCCGAACCGGGCAAGGTTTCTGCCGGAACCATCAAGCAGAGCGCCGTCAAGGAAATCGCAGAGGCCAAGATGAAGGACCTCAATGCGAACGATATCGATCAGGCAATGAAGATCATCGAAGGCTCCGCGCGTTCGATGGGCCTCGAAGTGGTGGAGGGCTAAGAACATGGCAAAGCAGACAAAAGTACAGCAAGTCCGTGCCAAGCTCGACAGCGAGAAGCTGTATACGGTCGACGAAGCAATCGCCACTCTGCGCGAGCACAAGTCGAAGTTTGACGAGACTGTCGAAGTCGCGATGAACCTGGGCGTCGACCCGCGTCACGCAGACCAGATGGTTCGCGGCATGGTTTCGCTGCCCTCGGGCACCGGCAAGGACGTCAAGGTTGCCGTGTTCGCACGCGGTGACAACGCCGAAAAGGCACTTGCTGCCGGCGCCGACAAGGTCGGTGCAGAAGATCTCATGGAAGACATGCAGAACGGCAACCTCGATTATGACCGCGTGATCGCTACGCCGGACATGATGGGTGTTGTTGGCCGTCTCGGTAAGGTTCTGGGCCCCAAGGGCCTGATGCCCAACCCGAAGCTGGGCACTGTCACTCCAAACGTGGAACAGGCCGTTAAGGACGCCAAGGGCGGCCAGGTCGAATTCCGCGTCGAAAAGCAGGGCATCATCCACAGCGGTATCGGCAAGCTGTCCTTCAAGGACGACGCTTTGAAGGATAACTTCAAGGCGCTGACCGACGCCATCGTCAAGGCGAAGCCTTCGGGTTCCAAAGGCAAGTACGTCCGGAAGATCACTCTGACCTCCTCGATGGGCCCAGGCCTCAAGGTCGACCTGAGCGAAGTCGAAGGCGCGTAACGCGTTTGTGCAACATAGCGGCAGCGCTTATTTCGATGCGCTGACCTATATTGTGAAAGATTGAGAAGGGCCGGGGGAAACCTCCGGCCCTTTCTCTATGTTCGCATGGCTTATTGTTCGTCCGGGACGGTCCGCAATTGCCGTGAGTAGAACCAGCCGATCCCGATCAGGCTCGCTCCCAGGGCAAGGAAGCTTGCAATCTGGACCAGCCCTTCCAGCCCGGCTGTATCGAAGCCGAAAACCTTTATGGCCGCGCCGGTCATCAGGACCAGCGAGCCGACCCGCCAGGTCCGTTCACCGCGCCTGCTGCCGATCAGCAGGAAGACGATGGCCAGCACGATTGCGACCAGCGATCGCAGCAAATCCTCGGCCTGCGACATGGGATCGTCGGGCAAATAGCTGCTCGCGAAGATTTGCCGTAGCAGCGTGATCGCCCCAAGCGTTGCCAGCGCCATGACCGCTGCATCGATATAGCGGCGCAGTCGTGGTTGCCATAGGCGCAGCGAAAGCAGTGTGCCGATTGCCAGCGCGAAGGTGGCAAGCGCCAGATTGGCAACGGGGACCTGCCCGACTGCCTGCATCGCAAACAACGGATTGTGCCAGAAGCCGGTAAACCAGGCGAAATGCGCCAAAGACAGCGCCGCCAGAATGCTCGCCAGCAGGGGGCTGGCTTTCCATCGGCCCATACCCGTGGCCGCGCCCCATGCGAGTGCGAGCATAAGCGCTTCGAATAGCGTTCTTTCAGCGAGGCCTGTCTGTTCGAATGCAGTCACAGTCTCGATAGCGAAGATCTGTTTGAACAGGACGTGCAGCGCGATGAAACCGACTGGCAGCGCGGCCCAGTAAGCTGGAATAGTGATCTCGGTGAACCGGGTGGTCGTGATCCGTGCAGCAGCAAGTGCCAGCCCAAACGGCAGGATAAAGCCGAAGGTCTCGCGCAGCCCCGGAAGATCGCCGAGCATGAACGGGTCCCCGGAAAGTGCACCAATACCCCCCTCGGCCCACGTTCCCAGTGGAGGGAGCGCCCACATCGCGGTCGTCAATACGAAAGCAAGAACGGCCCCTTCGCGTTCCGAATGCTTCCAGCGAAGTCCAAGGGCCATCACACCCGCAAGCCATGCATTGGCAATTGGCGGCAGGACCTGTGCGAGCGCGCAAAACAGCACGATCGCGGCCAGGAATTCCGCAACGGATCTCGGCAAGCGATTTTTCAGGAAAAATGCCAATGCGGCCAATGGTGCGCCAGCGACAAGCCATCGGAGCAAGGCTAGATAATCGGGCGCATCCATTCCTCGGAAGATCGCCATCAACTCGCTTGAGCCTGCATCCGTGCCCGGCAGAAGCGCCACTGGAACGACGGCAAAGAGCCAGCCGACCGACGCGAGTGCGGAGTTTTCCAAGAGGCGGTGTCGCAAGAGGTACACCAGCGCGATGCCGATGATGCCGGTCGCAATCGGCATGGACCATTCCGGCAAAAGCTTGTCTGCCGCGAGCGCCAGCAGAAAGCTCGCCGATGCGAGATTCACTGCGAGGGTTTCAGGTTCGCCCCTTCGCCACAGCAACTTCGATGCTGCGGCCGGGATGATTGCAAGAACGGCGCTGGCCATACCCTGAAACAGCCCGGGGCTTTCGAGGTGCCACAGGCTCGCCGCCGTCGTCAGGCCCAGCAGCGAGGGGACGGCAGCGACCGTCACGCGGTCGACAATATGGTCGGTGCCGCGGCTCAGGTGGAGGAGCGGGATCCCGGCAAACACGGCCGCCAGCGCGGTGAGGACCAGGCCGAAGGAAACCAGATCCGGCGATGGCCAGAAGCCGAGCAGCAAAATGCCTATGGCGGCCGCAATAGCGCTGCCGGGGCGGATGTCCTCGCGGCGCCAACCGAACCAGGCGAGGGTGCTGGCAAGGAGCAGGTAGAGGCCCCACGTCAAAGGCGAGTATCCGCCCTCGTTCACCAGAACCGCCAGTTGCAGCGAAGCGATCGCCGCCGAAGCCAGTCGCAAGGGTTGTTCGAACCGGGTGGTCGTCATGACCGCGGGCAGGATTGCCCCCAGCAGCACGAAGAACAACCCCAGAGCGACGATGTCGAGGGCCGAAAACCCGCTTCCGGTCAGGAGCAATCCGCCCCATCCAAGCCCGCCGATCAATGCGGCAAGGCCCAGCCAGGGCCTGCGTTGCCGGTTGCCGGTCTGCGTCAATCCGCCTGTGACCAGCGCGAGATACAGAGCGAGCAGCGGAAGGTTGGCCTCGTCGCTGCCGACAAGGGCCGGAGCAGCAAAGCCGCCCACGAGGCCGAGTACCGCGCTCGGCAGGCCGAAGCGATAAGACAATGCAATGGCTAGCGCGGTGACCCCCGCAAGCCCGAGGAAGGCAATGGTTTGCCCGATCAGTGCGTATTGCGTGCCGGCCAGATAGAAGCCTGCGTACAGTGTCGCGAGGCCGGCGCCGGCCAGAGCCTGGCAAACGCGTTCGTCGCCGACCCGGTCCGCATTCCGGTAGGCTGCCTCCGCAGCGCCGAGCAGACCAATGCCGAACAGGAATGACAGCGCCACACGAACGACCTGCGTCAACAGCCCCTGTTCGATGGAATAGCGCACGGCCAGGACGCCGGTAACCGCCAGCGTAACTCCGCCTGCCCAGATTGGCAGCTTGCGGCCGAACACATCCTCGAAATCCAGTGCGAAACGCGGGCCGCTTCTGGGTTCATCGAGATCAGGCGCGTCCAAGTCCTCGGGCGGAACCTCCTCCACTTCTTCCGGCGCTGGAGGCGCAGAAGCGAGTTTCACGGAAGAGGGAACAGAGACTGTTTTCGCAGCGGCAGGCGCCGCAGCCTCCCGTTCCATCGGCGGGACTGGTTGTTCATCGGGAAGGGGTTCTGCCGTACGCCCCATTCTCAGCAGGTGCAGCACGTGCTCGAGCGAGCCCTCCAGCCCCTCAATCTGCTGCTTCAATAGCCGCAGTTCGCCGCGCTGGTAGAATGCGACCCCAAACAGGACCAGGATCAATAGCCAGTCCATCTAGCCCCTCCTTAAGGTGCCTAGGCTAGCGAATGGGACCTGCGAAACAAGCGCTTATCAAATTCCTCCGGGGGTAAATTCGAAGCCCGCCTGCGACAGGCGCTCGCAAAGTTCGGCCATGCAGGCATCAAGTGCAGCGCGGTCGGTCGACCGAACCACGAAGTTCGAGCCGACTTTACCCTCCCGGAAGAACGGATAGCTGCCGATCTGGCAATTCTCATGCGCCTGTTCGACTTCGCGCAGTTCGGTGGAAATTTCGCTTTCAGGGATGAAGCCGCCAACTGTCTCGCTCAGCAGC
This genomic window contains:
- a CDS encoding DUF885 domain-containing protein; the encoded protein is MTFFRLALAGASALSLAACANYAPVADTPPVAVSDEVSAHDALFAVFDDGNERSLKLNPLSALFRGDMRYADRLGDYLTDRYNDASRADAQLNLAKLAEIDRSALSSTDQIAYDVFEYNQQEALKDLTPEILAVTNVRPVNHFAGFHTFYPSFASGQSAAPFATVEDYENNLKRHEDYVAITDRSIARFREGMDSGVLETQLTIGNVISQLDTQLAMDIEESPFWMPVTNFPDDFSASDKTRLEAEYRASIGEVYAAHARLRDFLRDEYYAAARESVGLAQMKGGDALYRRLIEGTTTLPLTPEYLHDLGLSEVARIKSELETVKAEVGFEGSLNEFFDFVRTDPRFTPESREALTQTYYDIGKQVDEKIDDYFSLTPKTPLEIKPYEEYREKFEAGGSYQSGAADGSRPGTFYFNAYDLPSRLTTGNVTLYLHEGAPGHHFQISLAQENESLPDFMRYGGTTAYVEGWALYSETLGYEMGFFEDPWNRYGTLQDEQLRAMRLVVDTGLHSKGWSRDQAIDFMLDNSGMTRTEVVAEVERYIAIPSQALAYKVGALKIQELRKRAEDTLGEDFDIRTFHAQVLNSGGLPLPVLESKIDRWIEMGGK
- a CDS encoding alanine/glycine:cation symporter family protein; the protein is MATSQAPSLGDRLVEPVTNISDFIWVGTWNGAEVIPFPPMTIILLGIGLWIMIGLKFYPILKLGSAFKGLFAGRKSQGEGEISPFAALSTALSGQVGTGNLAGVATAIALGGPGAIFWMWITALFGMALAFAEGSLAIRYRERTSDGVLRGGPMTYIMMGLGKKWTWLAVVFCLGTLFSALVTGNSIQANAVADGLNELFGIEEWLGGLIVAVLVFIVIIGGIKSIGNVAEKVVPFMAAMYIFMAMIALILNFGDLGETFALIFHGAFNPQAASGGFVGAAIIIALRAGVARGLFSNEAGQGSTAIAHAVAQTNDPESQGRMAMLGTFIDTIVICTMTALVILTVRGDFTGGGESVLHAWQSDKVGFEMTSGAFAAAFPFTLAGIPIGTLVASVALILFVFTTLLTWSYYGERAITFLYDRMKGSTRSGEKKLHMAWRVLWCFVIFLGAAQPSELVWRLGDISNAAMALPNLLALALLSGVVFKLAKGEKDAGPTHTAETPEEPEEY
- the secE gene encoding preprotein translocase subunit SecE — protein: MADKGDKTSPAEFIRQVQTEGRKVVWPTREETIRISIFVFIMMIILSLFFLGVDSVFGAVVRWLMTLA
- the nusG gene encoding transcription termination/antitermination protein NusG, whose product is MARWYIIHAYSGFENKVRDSIIHEAERLGLSEGVEEVEVPTETITEVKRGKKVQVERKFMPGYVLAKLNMTDDVYHLVKNTPKVTGFLGNNNKPQAISEKEAARYFGGVEEAKSAPKKQVSVDYEIGDQVKVLDGPFASFNGLVEELDFDKQKVKVSVSIFGRATPVELEFEQVELVK
- a CDS encoding sensor histidine kinase, whose protein sequence is MGNFGDIWQYMPHGMCLLWQPWLVILWAGSDLLIFLSYSAIPIALLTVLRKRKDVPHSGLVMLFASFILLCGLTHLLSIVTLWIPIYPYVGLVKLATGIVSAVTAIVLFGLIPTLASLPSPGELKESNDKLKLEAAAHKETLAELRAAGDNLEQQVAQRTAELSEANSKLAVLTREAVHRSSNLLTVVTALARQNARATNDPEHFVETFVGRLGALSDATSSVLRGDDSASQAIETIIRRQLEPLTNVVADRVSIGGPTIAISSEAAQQLSLAVHELATNAQKYGMLDNEESRIQVTWHIATADDGADYFDLVWNEELVGEAPRDFAVSQKEGFGTKLLTRIVPAVLRGRAERKFETDRFFYHLHAPLDAILAETDENSLAARIVDETFGIA
- a CDS encoding CPBP family intramembrane glutamic endopeptidase; the encoded protein is MTTEKLGSLGWVRFIIQFVLVMLVYFAVSIAVVVMFGMTSAGLLGSVAGSMAAALLLAWFWLRRDGHVAEAWNLRAPDSWARTLLLAALAAGLIIAWFQIGAWIAGQLGISAPDVVAVMDFVTESPLSLLLWIVVVAIFAAGFGEELLWRGFLFDRLQRLRGIGDKTWLVIVVQAVLFGLPHAYQGLGGMLITGVVGLGLGWLRVRCGGNLWACIIAHAAVDVLMMSVAYADKVGALPGAG
- a CDS encoding PspA/IM30 family protein — its product is MVRIAIQVKELISSNLTSALDGATNPVKMLAQLQREIEEALISLTGDISKARRQKDRLDAEQVRAQSRIAEWNEKAKIAMDHQREDLARQALLAREDCRAGIEEIKQDIATLDEELTAMHEAEIQLEAKRDSVRARMADLRAADGNASGIAARSGDSDRVSKRMQHIEELEKRTDFAADDQDFRSRNASVDREIEEMSRDRAVDEELAAMRETGTAKRTA
- the rplK gene encoding 50S ribosomal protein L11, whose protein sequence is MAKKIEGYIKLQVPAGTANPSPPIGPALGQRGVNIMEFCKAFNAATQDLEKNAPIPTIITVYADRSFSFTTKTPPASFYLKKAAKLKSGSAEPGKVSAGTIKQSAVKEIAEAKMKDLNANDIDQAMKIIEGSARSMGLEVVEG